From a single Sphingosinicellaceae bacterium genomic region:
- a CDS encoding transporter encodes MKPLLLGIALLLAAPAAADELRDLCPDRPGLDTPPCIVDKGHVLVEAGLGAWQHDRTNDSVTDTFTTGDVLVRLGVTDRLEGFVGWTAYNHERVRDRATGLVTRDHGSGDVIFGVKQSLLNPGGGDKASVSVQAFATAPTGSDAFGAGGWTEGILLPVQLPLPADFTLALTPEVDRLPDTLRYGHHAEWTGVGGISHALGKVTAGVELLVSRDDDPGARTTQVLTDLNLAYAAGKNLQLDAEVDAGLNHETPDIRIAFGVSRRF; translated from the coding sequence ATGAAACCACTGCTGCTCGGGATCGCCCTGCTGCTCGCCGCCCCCGCCGCGGCGGATGAACTGCGCGACCTGTGTCCTGACCGGCCCGGCCTCGATACGCCGCCGTGCATCGTCGACAAGGGCCATGTCCTCGTCGAGGCCGGTCTCGGCGCTTGGCAGCACGACCGCACCAACGACAGCGTCACCGACACCTTCACCACCGGCGACGTGCTGGTCCGCCTCGGCGTCACCGACCGTCTCGAGGGCTTCGTCGGTTGGACCGCCTACAACCACGAGCGCGTCCGCGACCGGGCCACCGGGCTCGTCACTCGCGATCACGGCAGCGGCGACGTGATCTTCGGAGTCAAGCAGTCGCTGCTCAACCCCGGCGGCGGCGACAAGGCCTCGGTCTCTGTCCAGGCTTTCGCCACCGCGCCGACCGGCAGCGATGCTTTCGGGGCCGGCGGCTGGACGGAGGGCATATTGCTGCCGGTCCAGCTACCGCTGCCCGCCGACTTTACACTGGCGCTGACTCCTGAGGTCGATCGCCTGCCCGACACGCTGCGCTACGGCCACCACGCAGAATGGACCGGCGTCGGCGGTATCAGCCACGCGCTCGGCAAGGTCACCGCCGGGGTCGAGCTGCTGGTCAGCCGCGACGATGACCCCGGTGCCCGCACCACTCAGGTCCTGACCGACCTGAACCTCGCCTACGCCGCCGGCAAGAACCTCCAGCTCGACGCCGAGGTCGATGCCGGTCTCAACCACGAGACCCCGGATATCCGGATCGCGTTCGGCGTGTCGCGGCGCTTCTAG
- a CDS encoding amino acid permease: protein MANWRIKSLDAILATAEKKPLTRSLGAFQLTMLGIGGTIGTGIFVLTAEAATKAGPGMMVSFAIAGLVCFLTALAYSELAAMIPVSGSAYTFSYATFGEVIAWVVGWALVLEYAIASSAVAVGWSGYMVGLAERFFGVRIADTFVHGPFDKAPGLINLPAMFIALAVSALLVVGTKESARFNAVLVMVKILALIMFLALALPEMQSMNFTPFMPRGFFAHEIPDPFVSGSMISVGVSAAAATIFFAFVGFDSVSTAAEETINPNRNIPIGLIGALGVSTVLYMLVAAAATGSVGAQPTGDLARSNEALAYVLRTIGYPWAGNLLAIAAGVALPSVILALMYGQTRIFFVMSRDGLLPPILSRIHPRFKTPHVITMVTGVFVAVFASLFPVALLAEVSNSGTLLAFLAVAIGVMVLRVRDPGRRRPFRTPIVWVTAPLAAAGCAFLFFSLSSYTLELFVGWAAVGLVVYFFYGRTRSNVARGVIEVHELDTDRPTSPVEG, encoded by the coding sequence GTGGCCAATTGGCGTATCAAGTCGCTCGACGCGATCCTCGCGACAGCTGAGAAGAAACCGCTTACTCGCAGCCTCGGCGCTTTCCAGCTCACCATGCTCGGCATCGGCGGGACGATCGGCACCGGTATCTTCGTGCTGACGGCGGAAGCCGCGACCAAGGCCGGGCCGGGAATGATGGTCAGCTTCGCCATCGCCGGGCTGGTCTGCTTCCTGACCGCGCTTGCGTATTCCGAACTCGCCGCGATGATCCCGGTGTCGGGATCGGCATACACCTTCAGCTACGCGACCTTCGGCGAAGTCATTGCCTGGGTCGTCGGCTGGGCGCTGGTGCTCGAATACGCCATCGCGTCGAGCGCGGTCGCGGTCGGCTGGTCGGGCTACATGGTCGGCCTGGCGGAGCGCTTTTTCGGCGTCCGGATCGCGGATACCTTCGTCCACGGGCCGTTCGACAAGGCCCCCGGCCTGATCAATCTGCCCGCGATGTTCATTGCCCTTGCAGTGTCCGCCTTGCTGGTCGTCGGCACCAAGGAGAGCGCGCGCTTCAACGCCGTGCTGGTCATGGTCAAGATCCTCGCCCTGATCATGTTCCTGGCGCTCGCTTTGCCCGAGATGCAGTCGATGAACTTCACGCCGTTCATGCCGCGCGGCTTCTTCGCGCACGAGATTCCCGATCCCTTCGTCAGCGGCTCGATGATCTCGGTCGGCGTCTCGGCCGCCGCGGCAACGATCTTCTTCGCCTTCGTCGGCTTCGATTCGGTTTCGACCGCGGCCGAGGAGACGATCAACCCGAACCGCAACATCCCGATCGGGCTGATCGGCGCGCTCGGCGTCTCGACCGTGCTGTACATGCTCGTCGCCGCGGCCGCGACCGGATCGGTCGGCGCGCAGCCGACTGGCGATCTCGCGCGCTCGAACGAGGCGCTCGCCTATGTCCTGCGCACGATCGGCTACCCCTGGGCCGGTAATCTGCTGGCGATCGCCGCCGGCGTCGCATTGCCCTCGGTCATCCTCGCGCTGATGTACGGCCAGACCCGTATCTTCTTCGTCATGTCGCGGGACGGGCTGCTGCCGCCTATCCTGTCGCGCATCCACCCGAGGTTCAAGACGCCGCACGTCATCACGATGGTGACCGGCGTATTCGTCGCGGTCTTCGCGTCGCTGTTCCCGGTTGCCCTGCTGGCCGAGGTCTCGAATTCCGGTACCCTGCTGGCGTTCCTCGCCGTCGCCATCGGCGTCATGGTCCTGCGGGTTCGCGATCCCGGTCGTCGCCGCCCGTTCCGTACCCCGATCGTGTGGGTTACTGCGCCGCTCGCCGCCGCCGGCTGCGCCTTCCTGTTCTTCTCGCTGTCGAGCTACACGCTGGAGCTGTTCGTCGGCTGGGCAGCGGTCGGGCTGGTCGTGTATTTCTTCTACGGTCGCACCCGGTCGAACGTCGCGCGCGGAGTCATCGAGGTGCACGAGCTCGATACAGACCGTCCGACGAGCCCGGTCGAGGGCTGA
- a CDS encoding glycosyltransferase has product MSALYALAAFHGATREALAFVSAGLALSSLDGLAVDAAFFARLAWRRVTVYRHHARAQADRLGGDGGAMAILVPAWDEAAVIGPMLRALVAGLDYPDYRVFVGVYPNDPATQAEVAGVRDQCITIVTCTRPGPTTKADCLNHLWRAAVADETRGIM; this is encoded by the coding sequence ATGAGCGCGTTGTACGCGCTCGCGGCGTTCCACGGAGCAACCCGCGAGGCGCTGGCCTTCGTCTCGGCCGGGCTGGCGCTTTCCAGCCTCGACGGACTAGCGGTCGACGCGGCCTTCTTCGCCCGGCTCGCGTGGCGCCGGGTGACGGTCTACCGCCACCACGCCCGGGCCCAAGCCGACCGCCTCGGCGGCGACGGCGGCGCGATGGCGATCCTGGTGCCGGCGTGGGACGAGGCCGCCGTCATTGGCCCGATGCTGCGCGCGCTGGTCGCGGGCCTCGACTACCCGGACTACCGGGTCTTCGTCGGGGTCTATCCCAACGACCCGGCGACGCAGGCCGAAGTCGCGGGCGTCCGCGACCAATGTATCACCATCGTCACCTGCACCCGTCCCGGCCCGACCACCAAGGCCGACTGCCTCAACCACCTGTGGCGCGCCGCCGTCGCCGACGAGACGCGCGGTATTATGTAG
- a CDS encoding IS1595 family transposase, which yields MAQHFLLSAKARTLSLKAVFRMGEDNAYQTFCEMRWTETGGDPVCPRCGCVEAYSITSRRKFKCVGCHHQYSVTSGTIFASRKLSFTDLLAAVAIFVNGAKGVSALQVSRDLDVQYKTAFVLSHKLREAMIAETATATLSGIVEIDGAYFGGYVKPANRKVDRRDRRLLANQTGLRQSVVVMRERHGRSLTYIGKSEAQGVAAVNARVATSATIHADEASHWDVLHGRYNARRINHSVNYSDGIACTNMAESFFSRLRRAEIGTHHSIAGAYLSAYAGEMAWRENNRRISNGAQFEMVVTAAMASSVSRQWKGYWQRGI from the coding sequence ATGGCTCAGCACTTCCTCCTTTCCGCCAAGGCCCGCACCCTTAGCCTCAAGGCTGTGTTCCGCATGGGCGAGGACAACGCCTATCAGACGTTCTGCGAGATGCGTTGGACCGAGACGGGCGGCGACCCCGTTTGCCCGCGTTGCGGCTGTGTCGAGGCGTACAGCATCACCAGCCGTCGCAAGTTCAAGTGCGTCGGTTGCCATCACCAGTACAGCGTCACCAGCGGCACGATCTTCGCCAGCCGCAAGCTGTCGTTCACGGACCTGCTCGCCGCCGTCGCGATCTTTGTGAACGGTGCTAAGGGCGTGTCTGCGCTGCAGGTCAGCCGCGACCTCGACGTGCAGTACAAAACGGCGTTTGTGCTGTCACACAAGCTGCGCGAGGCGATGATCGCTGAGACGGCTACGGCCACACTGAGCGGCATCGTGGAGATCGATGGCGCGTACTTTGGCGGCTATGTGAAGCCTGCTAACCGCAAGGTCGATCGTCGGGACCGCCGCTTGCTCGCCAACCAGACGGGCCTTCGCCAGTCGGTTGTCGTGATGCGCGAGCGCCATGGCCGATCGCTTACCTACATCGGCAAGTCTGAGGCCCAGGGTGTCGCCGCCGTCAACGCTCGTGTCGCCACCAGCGCCACCATCCATGCCGACGAGGCTTCGCATTGGGACGTGCTGCACGGTCGTTACAACGCCCGCCGCATCAACCACAGCGTCAACTACTCAGACGGTATCGCTTGCACGAACATGGCGGAAAGCTTCTTTAGCCGCCTTCGCCGTGCTGAGATCGGGACGCACCACAGCATCGCCGGGGCGTACCTGAGCGCTTATGCTGGCGAGATGGCATGGCGCGAGAACAACCGCCGCATCTCCAATGGCGCCCAGTTTGAAATGGTTGTCACCGCAGCAATGGCGTCTAGCGTGTCGCGGCAGTGGAAGGGGTATTGGCAGCGCGGGATATAA
- a CDS encoding DUF1508 domain-containing protein, with amino-acid sequence MNYYHLYRDTISQWRWRYVASNGKIIAVSSEAYVAKSDALYGITLMRGSASSPIHE; translated from the coding sequence ATGAACTATTACCATCTGTACCGCGATACGATCTCGCAGTGGCGTTGGCGTTACGTCGCATCTAACGGCAAGATTATTGCCGTGTCGAGTGAAGCGTACGTGGCCAAGAGCGATGCTTTGTACGGCATCACTTTGATGCGTGGCTCGGCAAGCTCGCCCATCCACGAGTGA
- a CDS encoding glycosyltransferase — MIPETRSGRRFKALVLHDAEDVVDPLELRVFDHLVPRLAMVQLPVIPLVDRGSRWISGHYLDEFAENHLKDVVIREGLGAAVPSAGVACAIERGVLGRIADAAGGRPFDPACLTEDYELGLRIKRLGGRTALARVARADGGIVATREHFPRDLDAAVRQKTRWLLGIALHGWDRLGWQGSWVDRLMLLRDRKAIVAALLGIGGYGVAVLVLADAAMVGMVPVAGLFAPLVEPGSALDWTLRFTTAVLLWRLTVRAGCTTRVHGWREGVRSAPRTVISNWINALAAWRAVQRYAAIRAGRERLSSDKTAHRFPGP, encoded by the coding sequence ATAATACCGGAGACGCGGTCCGGTCGCCGCTTCAAGGCGCTCGTCCTCCACGACGCCGAGGACGTCGTCGACCCGCTCGAGCTGCGCGTCTTCGACCATCTCGTGCCCCGGCTGGCGATGGTCCAGCTACCGGTGATCCCGCTCGTCGACCGGGGCTCGCGCTGGATCAGCGGCCACTACCTCGACGAGTTCGCCGAGAACCACCTGAAGGACGTCGTCATCCGCGAGGGCCTCGGTGCCGCCGTGCCGAGCGCCGGGGTCGCCTGCGCGATCGAGCGCGGCGTCCTCGGGCGCATTGCCGACGCGGCCGGCGGCAGGCCGTTCGACCCCGCCTGCCTGACCGAGGACTATGAGCTCGGCCTGCGCATCAAGCGCCTCGGCGGGCGCACCGCGCTGGCCCGGGTGGCGCGCGCCGACGGCGGCATCGTCGCCACGCGCGAGCACTTCCCCCGCGACCTCGACGCCGCCGTTCGCCAGAAGACGCGCTGGCTGCTCGGCATCGCGCTGCACGGCTGGGACCGGCTCGGCTGGCAGGGTAGCTGGGTCGATCGCCTGATGCTGCTCCGCGACCGCAAGGCGATCGTCGCGGCGCTGCTCGGCATCGGCGGCTATGGGGTTGCCGTGCTGGTGCTGGCGGACGCGGCAATGGTCGGAATGGTGCCCGTAGCGGGCCTATTCGCACCTTTAGTCGAACCCGGGAGCGCGCTCGACTGGACGCTGCGCTTCACCACCGCCGTGCTGCTGTGGCGGCTCACCGTCCGCGCTGGCTGCACCACCCGCGTCCACGGCTGGCGGGAGGGCGTCCGCTCGGCCCCACGGACGGTAATAAGCAACTGGATCAATGCGTTAGCAGCATGGCGCGCCGTCCAGCGTTATGCCGCGATCCGCGCCGGACGTGAACGCCTGAGCTCGGACAAGACCGCGCACCGCTTTCCCGGACCATGA